Proteins encoded by one window of Heliangelus exortis chromosome 5, bHelExo1.hap1, whole genome shotgun sequence:
- the PPP2R3C gene encoding serine/threonine-protein phosphatase 2A regulatory subunit B'' subunit gamma isoform X2, translated as MELFTKYYMEWKGGRKSGVTSYTNIPRFYYRLPAEDEVLLQKLREESRAVFLQRKSRELLDNEELQNLWFLLDKHQTSPMIGEEAMINYENFLKVGEKAGTKCKQFFTAKIFAKLLHNDPYGRISIMQFFNYVMRKVWLHQTRIGLSLYDVAGQGYLRESDLENYILELIPTLPQLDGLEKSFYSFYVCTAVRKFFFFLDPLRTGKIKIQDILACSFLDDLLELRDEELSKESQETNWFSAPSALRVYGQYLNLDKDHNGMLSKEELSRYGTGTLTNIFLDRVFQECLTYDGEMDYKTYLDFVLALENRKEPAALQYIFKLLDIENKGYLNVFSLNYFFRAIQEQMKIHGQEPVSFQDVKDEIFDMVKPKDPYKISLQDLINSSQGDTVTSILIDLNGFWTYENREVLVASDNDSAADVDDT; from the exons atggaATTGTTCACAAAATATTATATGGaatggaaaggaggaagaaaaagtggCGTTACGTCATACACCAACATACCACGGTTTTACTACAGG TTGCCAGCTGAAGATGAAGTCTTGCTTCAGAAATTAAGAGAAGAATCCAGAGCAgtctttctgcaaagaaaaagtaGAGAGCTGTTGGATAATGAAGAGCTGCAG AATCTGTGGTTTCTACTGGACAAACATCAGACATCACCAATGATAGGGGAAGAAGCAATGATCAACTATGAGAACTTCTTGAAAGTTGGTGAAAAAGCTGGAACTAAATGCAA GCAGTTCTTCACAGCGAAGATCTTTGCTAAATTACTTCATAATGATCCTTATGGGAGGATCTCTATCATGCAGTTCTTCAATTATGTCATGCGAAAAG TGTGGCTTCATCAGACAAGAATAGGTCTCAGTTTGTATGACGTGGCAGGACAGGGCTACCTCAGAGAATCA GATTTAGAAAACTATATTTTGGAACTCATCCCTACTTTGCCACAGCTGGATGgtttagaaaaatctttttactCCTTCTATGTCTGCACAGCAGTTAGAAAGTTCTTCTTCTTTCTCGATCCTCTCAGAACAG GGAAGATAAAGATTCAGGATATTTTAGCTTGCAGCTTCCTAGATGACTTACTGGAG TTAAGGGATGAAGAACTTTCTAAAGAAAGTCAGGAAACAAATTGGttttctgctccttctgcaTTAAGAGTTTATG GCCAGTACTTAAACCTTGATAAAGATCACAATGGCATGCTCAGCAAAGAGGAGCTGTCTCGGTATGGAACAGGGACTCTGACCAACATATTTTTGGATCGCGTCTTTCAGGAATGCTTAACTTATGATGGTGAAATG GACTATAAAACCTACCTGGACTTTGTGCTTGcattagaaaacagaaaggagcctgcagctctgcagtatATTTTCAAGCTGCTTGATATAGAGAACAAAGGATACCTGAATGTCTTTTCCCTTAATTATTTCTTTAGG gCTATTCAGGAACAAATGAAAATCCATGGACAAGAGCCTGTTTCTTTTCAGGATGTCAAG GATGAAATCTTTGATATGGTGAAGCCTAAGGATCCATACAAAATCTCCCTTCAGGACTTAATCAATAGCAGCCAAGGAGACACTGTTACCAGCATTCTAATTGATCTGAATGGGTTCTGGACATACGAGAACAGAGAGGTCCTTGTAGCAAGTGATAATGACAGTGCTGCTGATGTTGATGATACATGA
- the LOC139797177 gene encoding protein FAM177A1 isoform X2 codes for MEQGLSAITLYCAPAAGAAAAACAMEPEQQLATGDRGFENVELGVIGKKKKIPRRVIHFASGETMEEYSTDEEEDEQEKKDLLPPVDPTTLTWGPYLWFHMLRVATSTLSVCDFLGEKIASVLGISTPKYQYAIDEYYRMKREEEEEEQENKMSEEAERQHQEQQNKPQAETPVQTDQPEATACTSFVNVNFENEGNCQSVGENKQDVVPVPP; via the exons ATGGAGCAGGGGCTGTCCGCCATCACCCTCTACTGCGCGCCCGCCGCCGGAGCCGCGGCTGCCGCCTGCGCCATGGAGCCGGAGCAG cAACTTGCAACTGGAGATAGAGGTTTTGAGAATGTGGAGCTGGGTGTCataggaaagaagaagaaaattccaAGGAGGGTTATTCATTTTGCAAGTGGAGAAACAATGGAAGAATATAGCACagatgaagaggaagatgaacaagagaaaaaagaccTGTTACCTCCTGTAGATCCT ACAACACTCACATGGGGACCCTACTTGTGGTTTCACATGCTGCGAGTTGCCACATCAACCTTATCAG tgtgtgaTTTCCTTGGGGAAAAGATTGCATCTGTTCTGGGGATAAGCACACCAAAATACCAGTATGCCATTGATGAGTATTACAGAATGAAGAGAGAG gaagaagaggaggaacaggaaaacaaaatgtcagaagaagcagaaaggcaGCATCAGGAACAGCAGAACAAACCACAAGCAGAAACTCCAGTCCAGACAGACCAGCCTGAAGCAACAGCCTGCACTTCATTTGTGAATGTAAACTTTGAAAATGAGGGAAATTGCCAATCCGTTGGGGAAAATAAACAAGATGTAGTTCCTGTCCCTCCTTAA
- the PPP2R3C gene encoding serine/threonine-protein phosphatase 2A regulatory subunit B'' subunit gamma isoform X1, whose translation MDWKRSLRGRLAARRAPKKTDQELKDEEMELFTKYYMEWKGGRKSGVTSYTNIPRFYYRLPAEDEVLLQKLREESRAVFLQRKSRELLDNEELQNLWFLLDKHQTSPMIGEEAMINYENFLKVGEKAGTKCKQFFTAKIFAKLLHNDPYGRISIMQFFNYVMRKVWLHQTRIGLSLYDVAGQGYLRESDLENYILELIPTLPQLDGLEKSFYSFYVCTAVRKFFFFLDPLRTGKIKIQDILACSFLDDLLELRDEELSKESQETNWFSAPSALRVYGQYLNLDKDHNGMLSKEELSRYGTGTLTNIFLDRVFQECLTYDGEMDYKTYLDFVLALENRKEPAALQYIFKLLDIENKGYLNVFSLNYFFRAIQEQMKIHGQEPVSFQDVKDEIFDMVKPKDPYKISLQDLINSSQGDTVTSILIDLNGFWTYENREVLVASDNDSAADVDDT comes from the exons ATGGACTGGAAGCGGAGCCTGCGGGGCCGCCTGGCCGCCCGCCGAGCGC CCAAAAAGACTGACCAAGAGctaaaagatgaagaaatggaATTGTTCACAAAATATTATATGGaatggaaaggaggaagaaaaagtggCGTTACGTCATACACCAACATACCACGGTTTTACTACAGG TTGCCAGCTGAAGATGAAGTCTTGCTTCAGAAATTAAGAGAAGAATCCAGAGCAgtctttctgcaaagaaaaagtaGAGAGCTGTTGGATAATGAAGAGCTGCAG AATCTGTGGTTTCTACTGGACAAACATCAGACATCACCAATGATAGGGGAAGAAGCAATGATCAACTATGAGAACTTCTTGAAAGTTGGTGAAAAAGCTGGAACTAAATGCAA GCAGTTCTTCACAGCGAAGATCTTTGCTAAATTACTTCATAATGATCCTTATGGGAGGATCTCTATCATGCAGTTCTTCAATTATGTCATGCGAAAAG TGTGGCTTCATCAGACAAGAATAGGTCTCAGTTTGTATGACGTGGCAGGACAGGGCTACCTCAGAGAATCA GATTTAGAAAACTATATTTTGGAACTCATCCCTACTTTGCCACAGCTGGATGgtttagaaaaatctttttactCCTTCTATGTCTGCACAGCAGTTAGAAAGTTCTTCTTCTTTCTCGATCCTCTCAGAACAG GGAAGATAAAGATTCAGGATATTTTAGCTTGCAGCTTCCTAGATGACTTACTGGAG TTAAGGGATGAAGAACTTTCTAAAGAAAGTCAGGAAACAAATTGGttttctgctccttctgcaTTAAGAGTTTATG GCCAGTACTTAAACCTTGATAAAGATCACAATGGCATGCTCAGCAAAGAGGAGCTGTCTCGGTATGGAACAGGGACTCTGACCAACATATTTTTGGATCGCGTCTTTCAGGAATGCTTAACTTATGATGGTGAAATG GACTATAAAACCTACCTGGACTTTGTGCTTGcattagaaaacagaaaggagcctgcagctctgcagtatATTTTCAAGCTGCTTGATATAGAGAACAAAGGATACCTGAATGTCTTTTCCCTTAATTATTTCTTTAGG gCTATTCAGGAACAAATGAAAATCCATGGACAAGAGCCTGTTTCTTTTCAGGATGTCAAG GATGAAATCTTTGATATGGTGAAGCCTAAGGATCCATACAAAATCTCCCTTCAGGACTTAATCAATAGCAGCCAAGGAGACACTGTTACCAGCATTCTAATTGATCTGAATGGGTTCTGGACATACGAGAACAGAGAGGTCCTTGTAGCAAGTGATAATGACAGTGCTGCTGATGTTGATGATACATGA